One window of Vanessa atalanta chromosome 9, ilVanAtal1.2, whole genome shotgun sequence genomic DNA carries:
- the LOC125066207 gene encoding activating signal cointegrator 1 complex subunit 2 homolog, producing the protein MFVLKGMLLSALCALAYSQNYGPTTTPVPILKQINRQNDDGSYSYGYEAADGSFKIETKYPSGDVAGKYGYVDESGKVREVSYGASSQRGFEPEGTGIMVPPPTLHDPSTNALTDGQEDDGQYREDPRIYEDPKYNGRAQARPSAVRQYKQPVQPQASFQSSFQSQPQPTYQQQQYQSQQYQPQPQYQQPQPQYQQQQYQPQQPSYTQQSSLFSQSPQQFPQERPQSQVYHQQPQFSYQAYTPQPYQNQNYQSQNYQTQNYNPFNGHPAQNFDPNTGSYSINFTG; encoded by the exons ATGTTCGTTTTGAAG ggAATGTTGCTGTCCGCGCTCTGCGCGTTAGCATACTCGCAAAACTACGGCCCGACGACGACCCCTGTGCCGATCCTGAAGCAGATAAATAGACAGAACGATGATGGATCGTACAGCTACGGCTACGAAGCCGCGGACGGTTCTTTCAAGATTGAAACGAAATATCCAAGTGGTGACGTCGCCGGCAAATACGGATACGTAGACGAAAGCGGCAAAGTTCGCGAAGTGTCATACGGCGCGAGTAGCCAACGAGGATTCGAGCCTGAAG GCACTGGCATTATGGTACCACCACCTACATTACACGACCCATCAACAAACGCCTTGACCGATGGCCAAGAAGACGACGGCCAATACCGAGAGGACCCGAGGATCTACGAAGACCCAAAATACAACGGCCGAGCCCAAGCGAGACCCAGTGCTGTGAGACAGTACAAACAACCAGTCCAACCTCAAGCTAGCTTCCAATCGAGCTTCCAGTCCCAACCCCAGCCCACGTACCAGCAACAACAGTACCAATCGCAGCAATACCAGCCACAACCCCAGTACCAGCAACCACAGCCCCAGTACCAACAACAACAATACCAACCTCAACAGCCTTCTTACACGCAACAAAGCAGTCTTTTCAGTCAGTCTCCACAACAGTTTCCCCAAGAGAGACCTCAGAGCCAGGTCTACCATCAGCAGCCCCAGTTCTCGTACCAAGCGTACACACCCCAACCTTACCAGAACCAGAACTACCAATCTCAGAATTACCAAACCCAGAATTACAATCCCTTTAATGGTCACCCAGCACAAAACTTCGACCCCAACACAGGATCATACTCTATCAATTTCACtggttag